The DNA region GCGTGACATTTTTGTCACGTCGAGCCCATGAGGGTCATGGGAACGTCAGGATGCTCGAGGTACTGACATTTTTGTCAGGGCATCTTCCTTCGGGTCACACGAGTGCCGGGACTCTTCGGGGGATGACAATTTTTGTCACGTCGGGCGTGGACTGGGCAGGTGGAAGTCCGGGCGGAGCAGACATGGCGGGGGCTCGGGTGGAGCTGGCGTGGCCGGGTCCGGGTGGAGTAGGTGTGGTCGAGACCAGGCGTGATTCAGGGCAGGGGAGCGTCGCTCGTTCGCGGTGATGACATTTTTGTCATGAGACCGATGGTGCCGTCACGTGAGTGCGATGGGTTCGTGGCAAGTGACATTTTTGTGCACACGATTGTGTCATCAGTATCTTTGGTGTCCTCGACCAGGGTTTGCCTTGAGCCCCGCTGCAGATCTCTCGCTCGGTACAATGCCGTCATGGCAGAGTCGCCCTTGGAAATTCACGTCATCGCCGATTCGACGGGTGAGACCGCCGTCCGTCTGGCACGGGCCGCCCGCAGCCAGTTCGAAGGAGTCCACTGGCACATAGTGCGTCACCCGATGATCGGCACCGTTGCGGAGATGATGGCCGCTCTGGAGGCCGTCATGGCGGCCCACGAGGCAGGTCAGTGGGTGTGCGTGGTCCACACCCTGGTGCTGCCGGACATGCGCCGGATGGTCGCCGACGCCTGCGAGGAGATGGGGATACGTGAGGTCAACCTCATGGGTCCGATGCTCGCGGCGATGGAGGAAGCCTCCGGTCTGGACGCCGATGCCGTTCCGCGTCGTCCGGTGGGGGTGGAGGCCGACTACTTCACCCGTATCTCGGCGATGGAGTTCGCGGTGCGCAACGACGACGGTGCCATTCCCGACCGTCTCACCGAGGCAGACATCTGCCTGGTGGGGGTGAGCCGCTCGGGCAAGACGCCGCTGTCGATCTATCTGGGCTATCTCGGCTACAAGACCGTCAACGTACCGTTGGTACCCGGTATCGCTCCGCCTGCCGAGCTGGCCGCCGTGGATCGGTGGCGCATCGTTGGCCTGACGATCGATGCCCAGAAGTTGTTGGAGATTCGAGGTCGACGTGTGCGCGGGCTTGGTGGGTACGGCAATGAGGACGGATACGCAGATCTCGCCGCCATCTATGACGAGCTGGACGAGGTGGGCAAGATCCAGCGTCGACTGGGCTGTCCGATCATCGACACGACTGGCCTGGCCCTCGAGGAGTCTGCCACCAAGGTCATCGATATTGTCGATCAGCGGGCGAAGACGGCTGGCACTCGGCTACGCAAGCCGGCGGGATCGTACCGGACGATTCCGTGAAACGTCAGATCGTCCGCTGTGGGACGATCCGACGCCTGCGATCCCCAGTGCCTGTCAGTGCCGGCAGTGCGGTGACTGCCTATGTGACAGGTTGGGAATCATGAGTTCGGGACCCGCTTCATGGTGCTGACGTCTCTGCCAGTTCGCAACGATATTCCGGGGTGGGAATTGTTGATGATCTTCAGCTGGGAATCCGTTGCTGCTAGGTACAGCTCATGCACCCTTTCGCCGTGCAGATAGGTGCGTGCAAAAGAGGCGAAGGTGGGATCACTCAGGTATTTCTGAGGCACCTCGATGGCGGCATCGTAGTATCGCGGAGTCGAGCTGAGGCCACGCTCACGATGTGCGAGCATCGAGATGGTCGAATCGAGACGGCCGTCAATACTGTGCAACGTGACGGGGTACTTCTTGCCCTGAATGGTGAGGTCGACTGTGCGAGACGTGGTCTGGTAGGCGAAATCGCGAACATCGAGTCGCACGCCACCAGGCAGGTGTCCCGAGTAGTTCACACCGGAGGCTGGTGCCAGATCGACCGCAGAGGTGTCCTGCTGCGGGTTGTCGAGTGGTTTGCCCTTGAGGGTCTGGTCCGTGACGATGAACTTCCAGCTCTTGTCATTGAGCATCTTGGTCCAGTAGCCGGTGTGTCCGCCCCTACGACCCTCAACACGCAGCTCGCGGTTCTGTGATCCCGGAGCGGTGGAAAGGATGGTGAGACGATCCGTGATCTCACCGGGAACCTTGGGCTGATGCTGCCATGGTGCCGGTGGAAGCTTGATCGCGGCATAGTTCGGATTGATCTTGCCCTGTGCCCACGTCCCGGCGTCAGGCAGATTGCCCTGATCCTTCCATGTGTAGCGGAACTGCGCGGGATCGGTTCCGGCAATGTCGTAGTCCCACAGCCGAGTGAACATGTCGCCGTGGCTGTTGGTGATGAACGCCACCGAGCCGGAGGCCGACATGGTGTGAATCCGGAACTGCGAGTTGTACGGGGTGGACGCTTCGAAGGAGTAGTCGTTGGCCAGCCACGGATCGTGCTGGTACAGGTGGGTGCCGTCGGGGGAGGCCATCATGATCTCGGTGCACATGGCCAACGAGATCGGGTGATCATGCCCATCCACTCCGCGGTAAGTGCGGTCAGTCTGGTTGTCGATGAGGGAGAGCGCCCATTCACCGTTGGTCTGATTCTCCAACTGCAGGCCGTGACCGAACCAGAATGGGGTGCCCCACGCGCGGAACCAGCCCCAGTCCTTGGGCGAGGAGAGCAGGTTGTTGAGGGTGTAGACCCAGCCGTTGGCGTCCACCGCGGCGAGCATGGCGTCATTGGCGGAGATTGCCGTGATCTGCCCGTCAAGGCAGGACGGGGTGGCAATGTGACGCCACTGCTTCTCGGATTGGAGACGTCCGTACACCTTGCCGTCGCGCAGGGCAAAGTCCATGCGCTGGTTGAAGCTCTCGTGATTGTCTCGCATGACGACTTTTGCGGGAAGGTCGGTGCGGTTGGTGGAGGCCATCTGTTGCCATCCCTCGGTTCCCCAGCTCGGTGGGATGACTCCCAGGGGGAGCTGCCCTGAGCTACCAGGACGTCCGACAAAGGGTACGCAGTTTTTGGGGCCGGTGGATGAGGAGCCCCGGTGTGCAGAGGCAGGGACGGAGGACTGATGTGTCGGTGCTGCCTGAGCAGGTTGTACCAGTGGGGTGGCACCGAACCCGGTGGTGGCGATGACCGCTGCCACCGCCGTGGTGAAGATTTTCGGTGATTTCATGGGGATCATCTCCTCGTGAGTGGTTCAGATCGTTTTGGTGCAGTCATCCGATGAATTTCATGGGTGTGCACTGGACAGCGTGCGCATGAGCCGAATCGAGTTCGTTGTCAACCATTTGGATGACGTTGGGGTCGTAGGTGATGTTGCCGTGGCCAGTCTTGTCGGTCGGACAGATGTTCTGCAGCAACACGTTCTTCACCCCCGGCTCGTGGAGGTAGGCGTTCGTGTAGGGCACGACGACATGGTCATGGGTGCTGGTGATGATGGTGTACTTCACACCGGGCTGAGTGACAGGCGTGTCGTAGAGGGTCTTGTTGAAATCCGATCCTTGCAATTGTTGCGGAGCTGACATTCCGTTGAGCAGTGCCATGCTGTCGTCGAAGTGAGCTCCGAGTTTGCTTGTCGTCGAATTGAGGAAAAGGTTGAGACCGTATGCGGTCGTGCCGTGGTTGGAGGGGACCAGGCCGATGAAGTGGTCCACCCTGCTCGCTCCATTTTCGAACTTGAGATATTGGTTGGGGAGAGGCCCAGCTCCTTGGGACCATCCGACCAAATCAACCTTGTCGGTGTGGGTGCGGGTCAACACCATGGTGATGAAAGCTCCAAGTCCCTTGGCCGACTTTCTCATGTCTCCGGTGAGGGAGATGAAGCTGCTGTGCGGCACTCCGTTTAGATTGAAGGTGTAGGTGCAGTATCCGCGTCGGGTCAGCTCCTCCGACATCATTGACCACGAGGAGTAGGCATTCGTTGCGGTTCCCGGGATGAGAACTACTGGATTCTGGCCTGCTCTTGGTCGACAACGGAAGTTGTTGGCACCAGCTGGGGATGGAGCCATGTGGTGCGCAGAATATTCGACGGCCCGCCAGTAATTGGGCTGTGCCGGGCCAGTGGCTCCAGAAGGTATGCCCAGCGGGCTTCCCGGCATTTGCTGGTCGGTGAGGACGGTCTCGTCCTGCGGGGAAAGAGCTGTGTGATCGGCTGCTGATGCCGCTGAAGCGGTTGGAATCGACATGGCTGCGGCGGTGATGAGCGACACGACGGCGGCAGCTATTTTCATGGATCGTGTGGTGGTCAACATTGTTGGTGTCTCCTTTGTCACCGAACAGATGAACGACATGTATTTCTGATTGGGCTCTCCATGGGATGGGAGCAACTGGTCGGGATGTGCTCTCATGAGGGCGCATCGTAGGCAGCCTTGTGGGAATCTACGGTGGATGCTGTGATGGGTGAATCACGGCGCCTCCTCCACAACGCCATTCGTCGTCGAGGTGTCCCTGACGGGGGAGCATCTACCGCTCATCGTTGAGCAGCGCGAAGATTTTATCATGTGAGTGATCATCAGATCACGGAGTTGTGAAGCTCAGCCTGGGGGGAGAGATGTCTCATCAGTATTGAGGCAGTGTCGACATCTGAATACTGATCCAGATGCAGAGATGTGCAGTGACTGCCCTCCGAGAAACCACGTCAGATCATGCCCAGCACAGGTGGACAGCGGGGGCACACCAGGACGAACTGTGTCGACCCCGATGACTCATCTGCAGTGAGTGGGAGAGAGCTGCAGAAACGGTGGTGGGCCCGGCCATCAGATGGCCAGGCCCACACATTTTTCAGTTGTCAGATGTGTTCAGTTGTCCGCCGGGATCAGACACCAGTGCTCGGCAGGGCCGGGGCAGCGACGTGGGTGGGGGTGTCGTTGCTGACAGTCGTCGCGGTCACGGCGCTACCCTTGTCGGTGCTGATGACGACCTTCTTGGCCAGGTCATCCTTCTTGTCCTCGGAGGGCTTCTGCTCGTCGGCGGTGCAGTTGCCGGTCTTGCCCTGGGCTGCGTTGAGGGCAGCCTCACGGCCCTTGACGATGGCCTCCGCCTCGAGGATTGCCTCCTCGTCAGTGGTTACCTTGTTCTCGGCAGCCTTGAGGGCGGCGGAAGCGTCATGGAGCTCAGTCTCGGCCTTCGCGACCTTTGAGCTGGGCTCATCAGCGGCCTCAAGCTGCCTCTGGACCTCGTCGCGCAGCTGTTCTGGGCCTTGATGTCAGCTGCGATGTCAGCGATGTGGGCCTGCAGCTTGGCAACCCGCTCGTTGGCCTCAGCGGCGCGAGACTCCTGGGCGGCGATGTCGTCGAGGATCTTGTCACGTGCGTCCTTGTCGGCGGCGATCTGGGCATCGAGGTCAGCCAGGGCGTCCTTGAGCTCGGCGACGTGCTTGTCAGTGGTGGCATCGTCAAGAGCATTCTTGGCGTCGGAGAGGGCAGACTGCTTCTCGTCGACGACCTTCTTGGCGGCCTTGACCTTGTCCTTGTCAGCCTTGTGGTTTGCCCGGAGCTCGGCGAGGTTGTCCTGAGCAGCCTTGAGATCGGCCTGGGCCTTGTCGACAGCTGCCTGAGCCTCGGTGCAGCTGATCTTGGCGTCGTTCTTCTGGTCGATGTTGTCCCCTGCCTGAGCTGGGGCGGCGAGAATCTGGGCGCCACTCCCCATGACGGCGAGGGCGGTCAAAGCGCTGGCGAAGCGCCGGTTCACATTGGTCATGGACCTTGTCTCCTTGTGCTAGCTGGCTTGCGAAGAATCGCCATCGCTTTTGTATCGCTTTTGTGCCGATTCTCGCTCGAGTCCCACCTAGAGGCTGCAATTGATTGTGAACTTGCCCCCGTGGCCTGTCAACTGGAAAACAAAGCAGTCATGCCGGGTGTTCGTGAAGTTCGCAAAGGACATTCGAAATCCACTTTGGCTAGGGGTTCTGCGGTCTTTTTTTGGGGGGTTTGCTCGCATTGTTCGACTGTCCCGTGTGGTTGGATTCCTGCGGCTGTGCGAGCGAACAAATGACGGAGATCTTTGTGTGTCGAGTGTATGTCGAACCATAAATCTTGCTCGTTTTGAGTCTTTCTCTGTGGGGATAAACCCAGTGATGGGACGGATTTTTTCGGTTTGAAGCCATATGGAAACAGGAAAGACTCTGCATGAATATATGAGATCTGTATATTCTGGATTCATGGGTTTGGCTACTTTTGGTCCTCTGGAGTCTGCTGAGAGAGGTTGTCACGCATTGTGTGTGTGTCATTTGATGCATTCGACTGCTGCTGTCTTGGAGGTCGTCCTAGCTGACGTGTATGCCGGTGTGCGCGTGATAAGAGGATCACTCGCATGATCGGTCTCATGATTCGCCTCATTGCTGTGGTTTCCATCTCGGGGACCTTCCGAGCGGGGCTCATCGGCGCGTGACGGCAGGGATGAAAAGTTCACCTGTCATTCATGCAGGACCGCAAGCCGTGGATCAGGTGGGAAATCTGTGCCAGATCTACGTCTGATGAGGCAAATCGTCGGCGTGTCGTGTGAAGATCTGCAACGAGTGGTGGACAATACGGCGTCAAGTACAGGTTGAGAGTTTCATCGGGAAGGCGGAGCTGGCCCACCTGCGGGCCTATGGGTCATTGGGCGTTGTGGGCTGTTTCGGACATGAGGCGTCCGTGGGCTCGGAAGGGTCAACCTTCCGGGCGTGAAAAATGGTCTCGACCATCCGCAGATGGCCGAGACCGTGGTGATGGAGGAGTCAGATCAGTGCTCAGACGCCGGTACCGGGCAGCGCAATGCGCTTGCCATGGGCGAGTGTGCCTTGGCGAGCATTGCTGACGGTCAGGGACACAGAGTTGCCCTCATCGTCTGCGTCGCACAGCCCGGCTGCCCTGGCACGGGCGAGGGAGTCCTGCTTCTCCTTGACAATTCGCTCTGCCTCGGCGACAGCCTCCTCATCGGCGGCAAGTTTGTCCTCGGCAGCCTTGAGGGCGTCCTGGGCCTCCTTGAGCTGCTTCTCGGCCTCAGCGACCTTTGCCTTTGCCTTGTCGATCTGCGTGGTGACGGAGACGAGCTCGGCCTTGGCGTCGTTGAGCTGACGCTCCTCGTCCTCGATCTGTGTGGAGATCTTGGTGATCTCCTTCTTGAGCTCCGCAATGCGCTTGGTGGCCTCGGCGATCGTGGTGCGCTGCTCGGCGATGCTGTCGAGAATGTGCTGACGCTCCGTCTTCTTGGCCGTGATCTGCTCATCGAGATCGCTGATGGCCTTCTTGAGCTCGCTGACGCGCTGCTGATTCCTGGTCAGCTCGTCTTGGGCGGCGTCACGGTCCTTGGTCAGTTCGGCGATTTTCTCATCGATCGTGGTGATCTGGGTCTTGAGCTCCTCGATCTTTTTCTCGGCGGCGTTGATCCGGTCGTTCTGCTCAGCGATGCTGGCATCGATCTTGTCGCGCTGCTGGGTCAGCTCGTCCAGGCGGGACGAGATTTCGGCCTCGCTCTTCTTGAGCTCATCAAGCTTCTTCGTGGCCTCGTCGAGCTCGGTCTGCTTGCCCGGCAGGGAGTTCTTGAGCTCCTCGATCTTCTTGGTGATCACGGTGGTCTCGGCCGTCTTCACGGCAATGACCTTGTTGGCGTCAGCGATGTTCTTGACGTTCTTGGCGATGATGGCTTCGTTGGTCACCTTGACAGCCGTGAGCGCCTTGATCTCCCTCTCGGTGTGGGTGATCGACTTGGCGATGCCGTCAACGTTTCCGGTCTGCTCAACGACCTTGCTGTGCAGCTCGTCCAGGGAGGTCTGGGTGGTGGTGATCTTCTCGGAGATCTTGTCGCGTTGGACGCGCAGCTTCTCGATGGTGGTCTTGGCATCCTTGATTTCGTGCTGGGCACTCTGGATGGCGGTGACGTACTCGTCGCGCTGCTTCTGCTGCTTGATGATCTCGGTGTTGAGGTCGTCGATCTTCTTCTGCAGCTGCTCACCGTCGGTGATGGTGGTGTCCAACTCCTTCTGGAGCTCGGCACGTTTGGTGGTGGACGAGGTGATCTCCTCGTCGATCTTCTGCACATCGACCGTGAGACGATCGATGGTCTCGTTGGCCTTCGTGATGGTCTTCTCGTGATCGGCGATCGACGACTCCAGCTCGGCAGCGCGCTTCTCAGCTGCGGCAAGGGTGGCTTTCGCCTCGTCGAGAGCAGCCTGCTTCTCGACGACATTCTTCTTGGCGGCGTCGACCGCACCGCGGTCGTTCTGGCGGTTGGCCTGTGCCGATGCCAGAGCCCGCTGGGCAATCTTGAGCGCAGCATCGGCCTTGTCCACGGCCTTGCGGGCGTCTGCGCAGGTGATGTTGCTGTCCTGCTCGGTGGACGACACGGCATTGGCGGCTGGGCCGAAGAACTGGGCTCCGCCCCCCCATGACGGCTGGGGCGGTCAGGGCGCTGGTGAAGCGCCGGGTGGTAGTGGCCATGTGGGTTTATCTCCTCGTGTAACCAGGATGCGAAGAGACACCGTCAAGTATGGGTCAGATCTTCGCACAAGTTCCATCTCGGGAACTCGCGGATAATCCTGCATCGGTTTTCATGTGGTGTCAATCCGATATGGTATTGCTCATGAAGAAATATGGATCAGCACATGATCTGGTGATTTTCAGCTGAGTGAAATGTCAATCTGACTAGGTAAAATATCTGTCATTCCCTCATCTTGTACTGGGATGTCCAGAGCCTACCGACGCTGGTTCAGCCCTCGTGTGTCGTTCGGGTTCCTGCGTCACAGGTGCATCGGACAGGTCCGCCGGATGGCATGGGGAGAGGATACTGAGCGATGGAAGCAACAAGGATGCCCCCGGTGGCGAGCCACCTTGGGGGAGGTGGCACAATGTGGTGGTGTGCTGGAAGTGAGGCGGCATTGACGAACCTGAACTTGGGGTATCCCATTTACGGACCTACTACGTCATAAGGTTGTGCATGCAGGTCATCTTTCGGCTGGAAGATGATGACACCATACTGTGTTGGTGATCCAGAAAGGCCAAGTAGCTGGTGCTCATTCCCTACCGCACTTCCGCTGTGGGCGTAGGGCTCTCTGTCAAGAAGATGCTCACCCAGCTGTCCATGTCCCACTACCGTGGTGACAACTCTTGGTAATAGTGAACAATCAATGAACCTGCTCCTTGTGTGGGTGAAGCCAGCCTGATCCTGACCGCGTTCCATGAACAAGATGACGGGCAAGGTCATCTGTCGCGGTGCTCCCACAGCATGCTGGCTGATCCATGTGGCAGGACCGTCTCCCGTGTTCCGACACACAGGACCCGTGAATATGGAACCCGTGAAAATACGGCGTACCCGTGCCACAATGACTCACAGCGGCCCAATGGTGGGTCGCACTCGCGGTGCCGATGCGCAAACGCACGGGACCGAGCGCCGTCAATCGATGAGCAGACTGGCAAAGGTCGAAGGAGATCCGTCATGACTGACCGTTACGTGTACGACCTGTCCGAGGGCAGTGCCGAGATGAAGCCCCTGCTGGGTGGCAAGGGAGCTGGCGTTGCCGAGATGATGCGGGTGGGGGTTCCCGTACCAGACGGTTTCACCATCACCACCCAGGCTTGCGTGGAGACCATGAATCGCAAGGGTGAGTGGCCCGACGGTCTTGACGAGCAGGCCTGGGCCGGCCTGCAGCGTCTGGAGGAGCGTACCGGTCGTAAACTGGGTGATCCCGGCAAGCCGCTGCTGGTCTCGGTGCGTTCCGGCGCCATCATCTCCATGCCGGGCATGATGGACACCATCCTCAACCTCGGCATCTCCGACGAGACGGTCCCTGCGATTGCCCGTGAGTCGGGCAACGAACGGTTCGCCTGGGACTGCTACCGCCGATTCATCCAGATGTACGGCGAGGTCGTCGAGGGAATCGACGCCCACGTCTACGAGGACGCCCTCACCGCCCTCAAGGAGAGCAAGGGTGTGGAGTCTGACACCGACCTGTCCGCCGATGATCTCAAGGGCCTGGTCGACACCTTCAAGAAGCTCTCCAACGAACAACTCGGCGGCAATTGGACCACCGATCCGCGTGAGCAGCTCATGCGCGCCGTCGACGCCGTCTTCCGTTCCTGGCTCAACCCGCGCGCCTTCGTCTACCGCAAGGCCAACAAGATCTCCGACGATCTCGGCACCGCCGTCAACGTCATGCAGATGGTCTTCGGCAACCGTGGTGACGACTCCGCCACCGGCGTGTGCTTCACCCGCAATCCCGCCACCGGAGCCAACGAGCTCTACGGTGAGTTCCTGCAGAACGCCCAGGGTGAGGACGTCGTCGCCGGCATCCGTACCCCCAAGCCGCTGGCGCAGATGCAGGAGATCCTTCCGGACGCCTACGAACAGCTCACCGCCACCATGAAGAAGATGGAGGCGCACTACCGCGACATGCAGGACATGGAGTTCACCGTCGAGAACGGCAAGCTCTACCTGCTGCAGACCCGCAACGGCAAGCGCACCGCCGCTGCCGCCCTCAAGGTGGCCCGCGACCTCGTAGACGAGGGGGTCATCTCCAAGGAGGAAGCCCTCATGCGCATCGAGCCCGGCCAGCTCGACCAGCTGCTGCACGAGGCCATCGACCCCGACCACAGCGAACAGCCGGTTGCCGAAGGTCTGCCGGCCTCCCCGGGTGCTGCCGTCGGTGAGGCCGTCTTCGACGCCGACATCGCTGCCGAGCGGGGCGCAGCCGGTGATCGCGTCGTCCTCATCCGTTTCGAGACGACTCCCGACGACATCCACGGCGTGCTGCAGTCCCAGGGCGTACTCACCGCCCACGGCGGCATGACCTCGCACGCAGCCGTCGTCGCCCGTGGCATGGGCAAACCGTGCGTCGCCGGGGCACGCGGCATCAAGATCGACTACGAGGCCAGGACCCTCACGGTTGGCGACACCGTCATCGAGGAGGGCGACCCCATCACCTTGGACGGCTCCACCGGCGAGGTGTTCGCTGCTGCCCTGCCGCTCATCCCCCCGCAGATCAACGCGGACTTCCAGGAGGTGCTCTCCTGGGCCGACGAGACCCGACGCCTGGGTGTGTGGGCCAATGCCGACAACGCCACCGACGCCGCCAAGGCACGTGAACTTGGCGCCGAGGGAATCGGTCTGTGCCGCACCGAGCACATGTTCTTCGGCGCGGACCGACTACCCGCCATGCACGAGATGATCACCGCCGAGACTCCCGAGGAACGCAAGACGGCCGTCGACAAGATCCTGCCGATGCAGCAGGAGGACTTCGAGGGCGTCTTCACGGCGATGAAGGGGCTGCCGGTCACCGTGCGGCTGCTCGACCCACCGCTGCACGAGTTCCTGCCGAGCCTCGTCGAGCAGTCCCTCAAGGTGCAGGAGATGGAACTCACCTCGGCCGATCCGGTGCACACCGACAAGGAACGTCGCCTGCTGGCCCAGGTGAAGAAACTGCACGAGCAGAACCCGATGCTCGGCACCCGTGGTGTGCGCCTGGCCATGCTCTACCCGGAGATTCCCGACATGCAGGCCCGTGCCATCATCCGCGCCGCCCTGGCCGTCCTGGAACGTGAGGGCGAGACGGTGGACCTGCACATCATGATTCCGCTGGTCTTCACCCCGGTGGAGCTTGCCACTCAGCGCAAGATCGTCGAGGACTGCCTGGCCGAGGAGTTCGATCGCGCCGGACGTCGGATCGACGTCGAGATCGGCACCATGATCGAGCTGCCGCGTGCTGCCCTCACCGCCGACCGGATCGCCGAGGTGGCCGACTTCTTCAGCTTCGGCACCAACGACCTCACCCAGACCACCTTGGGCATCAGCCGCGACGATGCCGAGAACGGCTTCCTCACCGAGTACCTGCGCACCAAGGTGCTCAAGCAGAACCCGTTCGCCTCGATCGACGTGGACGGTGTGGGTCAGCTGGTTTCCGGGGCCGTCGAGAAGGGACGA from Cutibacterium granulosum includes:
- a CDS encoding esterase/lipase family protein — its product is MLTTTRSMKIAAAVVSLITAAAMSIPTASAASAADHTALSPQDETVLTDQQMPGSPLGIPSGATGPAQPNYWRAVEYSAHHMAPSPAGANNFRCRPRAGQNPVVLIPGTATNAYSSWSMMSEELTRRGYCTYTFNLNGVPHSSFISLTGDMRKSAKGLGAFITMVLTRTHTDKVDLVGWSQGAGPLPNQYLKFENGASRVDHFIGLVPSNHGTTAYGLNLFLNSTTSKLGAHFDDSMALLNGMSAPQQLQGSDFNKTLYDTPVTQPGVKYTIITSTHDHVVVPYTNAYLHEPGVKNVLLQNICPTDKTGHGNITYDPNVIQMVDNELDSAHAHAVQCTPMKFIG
- a CDS encoding pyruvate, water dikinase regulatory protein, producing the protein MAESPLEIHVIADSTGETAVRLARAARSQFEGVHWHIVRHPMIGTVAEMMAALEAVMAAHEAGQWVCVVHTLVLPDMRRMVADACEEMGIREVNLMGPMLAAMEEASGLDADAVPRRPVGVEADYFTRISAMEFAVRNDDGAIPDRLTEADICLVGVSRSGKTPLSIYLGYLGYKTVNVPLVPGIAPPAELAAVDRWRIVGLTIDAQKLLEIRGRRVRGLGGYGNEDGYADLAAIYDELDEVGKIQRRLGCPIIDTTGLALEESATKVIDIVDQRAKTAGTRLRKPAGSYRTIP
- the ppdK gene encoding pyruvate, phosphate dikinase — protein: MTDRYVYDLSEGSAEMKPLLGGKGAGVAEMMRVGVPVPDGFTITTQACVETMNRKGEWPDGLDEQAWAGLQRLEERTGRKLGDPGKPLLVSVRSGAIISMPGMMDTILNLGISDETVPAIARESGNERFAWDCYRRFIQMYGEVVEGIDAHVYEDALTALKESKGVESDTDLSADDLKGLVDTFKKLSNEQLGGNWTTDPREQLMRAVDAVFRSWLNPRAFVYRKANKISDDLGTAVNVMQMVFGNRGDDSATGVCFTRNPATGANELYGEFLQNAQGEDVVAGIRTPKPLAQMQEILPDAYEQLTATMKKMEAHYRDMQDMEFTVENGKLYLLQTRNGKRTAAAALKVARDLVDEGVISKEEALMRIEPGQLDQLLHEAIDPDHSEQPVAEGLPASPGAAVGEAVFDADIAAERGAAGDRVVLIRFETTPDDIHGVLQSQGVLTAHGGMTSHAAVVARGMGKPCVAGARGIKIDYEARTLTVGDTVIEEGDPITLDGSTGEVFAAALPLIPPQINADFQEVLSWADETRRLGVWANADNATDAAKARELGAEGIGLCRTEHMFFGADRLPAMHEMITAETPEERKTAVDKILPMQQEDFEGVFTAMKGLPVTVRLLDPPLHEFLPSLVEQSLKVQEMELTSADPVHTDKERRLLAQVKKLHEQNPMLGTRGVRLAMLYPEIPDMQARAIIRAALAVLEREGETVDLHIMIPLVFTPVELATQRKIVEDCLAEEFDRAGRRIDVEIGTMIELPRAALTADRIAEVADFFSFGTNDLTQTTLGISRDDAENGFLTEYLRTKVLKQNPFASIDVDGVGQLVSGAVEKGRAAKSSLGLGVCGEHGGDPDSVHFFNQVGLDYVSCSPFRVPIARFAAAQAVIEQRDGAK